Proteins encoded within one genomic window of Triticum aestivum cultivar Chinese Spring chromosome 2D, IWGSC CS RefSeq v2.1, whole genome shotgun sequence:
- the LOC123050288 gene encoding dehydration-responsive element-binding protein 2C-like has product MKKTPTPADQQQNRRRCCPLRRSRKGCMKGKGGPENQRCPFRGVRQRTWGRWVAEIREPNRGARLWLGTFATALDAARAYDAAARALYGDCARLNLAAPPLPPMTATVPLPHAQVQQPPAHSTDTNNTTALCSSTSTASTTTPTNSGTFDIEWSYYNAAGVLELGDFEAYVAGLPKAEDFGLEGFEEVMDD; this is encoded by the coding sequence ATGAAGAAAACACCGACGCCGGCGGACCAGCAGCAGAACAGGCGGCGGTGCTGCCCGCTTCGACGATCACGCAAGGGGTGCATGAAGGGCAAGGGAGGGCCAGAAAACCAGCGATGCCCCTTCCGCGGCGTCCGCCAGCGCACCTGGGGCAGGTGGGTGGCCGAGATCCGTGAGCCCAACCGCGGCGCCCGCCTCTGGCTTGGCACCTTCGCCACTGCGCTCGACGCCGCACGTGCATATGATGCCGCGGCAAGGGCTCTCTATGGTGACTGCGCACGCCTCAACCTGGCAGCACCTCCCCTTCCGCCCATGACCGCGACAGTTCCTCTTCCTCATGCGCAAGTGCAACAGCCTCCGGCTCATAGCACCGACACCAACAACACCACTGCATTGTGCTCCTCAACCTCAACGGCTTCGACGACAACCCCCACTAACTCGGGCACATTTGACATTGAGTGGTCTTATTACAATGCGGCGGGGGTGTTAGAGTTGGGGGACTTCGAGGCGTATGTGGCAGGGCTTCCCAAGGCGGAAGACTTTGGGTTGGAGGGGTTTGAGGAGGTGATGGACGATTAA